From the Lathyrus oleraceus cultivar Zhongwan6 chromosome 4, CAAS_Psat_ZW6_1.0, whole genome shotgun sequence genome, one window contains:
- the LOC127073203 gene encoding uncharacterized protein LOC127073203, with the protein MANSRSLMQLLRLLDDGHDDNDTETDIDDEPVETQPRHSRNSDVAATTQQRAKPQNQPPASFNNKGTQNMRGLINNAGYTKGNGNGAIIFGGFDSSNRRYNR; encoded by the coding sequence ATGGCAAATTCTAGATCTCTTATGCAGCTGCTTCGTCTTTTAGACGACGGTCACGATGACAATGACACAGAAACTGACATTGACGATGAACCGGTGGAGACACAACCCCGACACTCGCGCAACTCCGATGTCGCTGCTACAACTCAGCAACGTGCCAAGCCACAGAACCAGCCCCCTGCCTCGTTTAACAACAAAGGCACCCAAAACATGAGAGGTCTTATAAACAACGCTGGTTACACCAAAGGCAATGGTAATGGAGCCATCATCTTTGGTGGTTTTGATTCTTCCAATAGGCGATATAATCGCTAA
- the LOC127073204 gene encoding uncharacterized protein LOC127073204, with the protein MSSKKEEKAQVAADRIKAAALTAAKGLSRAQAERAATAAARNVNAYGQKEEGPSRWQEKREAKRQMYLMSTEKAVKLGVRKEVKPTMSTIGGNAQCQKCYGSGHWTYECKGERVYISRPSRTQQLKNPKLRVKVSEVTMENDLGYNNRHEPKEENHILSSKKTKRKHRSAPGSDSEDSVFETDSGSGSSSVTGSDYSSESSSGSSSSSDSEEERRRRKRKSLKKKQTEKKSKGKSRRYSTSSESSDSDSGSDSDSDDKSSKKKKRHSRRH; encoded by the coding sequence ATGTCAAGTAAGAAGGAAGAGAAAGCTCAGGTTGCAGCTGATAGAATCAAGGCTGCGGCATTGACGGCTGCCAAAGGGCTTAGTCGTGCTCAGGCTGAACGGGCGGCAACAGCGGCTGCTCGaaatgttaatgcttatggtcAGAAGGAAGAAGGGCCTAGCAGATGGCAAGAGAAAAGGGAGGCTAAGAGACAGATGTATTTGATGAGTACTGAGAAAGCTGTTAAATTGGGTGTAAGGAAGGAAGTTAAGCCCACTATGTCGACAATCGGTGGGAATGCACAGTGCCAAAAGTGTTACGGTTCTGGTCACTGGACATATGAGTGCAAGGGTGAGCGGGTTTACATTTCACGGCCCTCTCGGACCCAGCAACTTAAAAACCCTAAATTGAGGGTGAAAGTGTCTGAAGTAACTATGGAAAATGATTTGGGTTATAATAATCGTCACGAACCAAAGGAGGAAAATCATATACTGAGTTCCAAAAAGACCAAGAGGAAACATCGGTCTGCTCCTGGTAGTGATAGTGAGGATTCGGTGTTTGAGACTGATAGTGGCAGTGGATCATCGTCTGTTACGGGTTCGGATTATTCTTCTGAAAGTAGTTCGGGTTCCAGTTCATCATCTGATTCAGAGGaagaaagaagacggaggaagaGGAAGAGTCTGAAGAAGAAGCAGACTGAGAAGAAGAGCAAAGGAAAAAGCAGGAGGTACAGTACATCATCTGAATCGTCTGATTCAGATTCTGGTTCAGACTCTGACTCTGATGATAAAAGCAGCAAGAAGAAGAAGAGGCACAGTCGAAGGCATTGA